A stretch of DNA from Natrinema amylolyticum:
ACCGACACCGACAGGCACTGACCACCCGCCATTCCCATGAAGATGTACTCAACGACAGAGAGTTCGAACTGCTGTTAGAGGCGTGTAGGGATCTGCCAGCACCGCGTGTCTTCGAGGCGCGGTTCATTTGTCTGCTCGGCGGTCGGCTTGGGCTCCGCGCTGGGGAGATAGCCCATTTCCATACGTCCTGGCTGGACTGGAACCGCAAACTCATCCGCATCCCACAGCACGAGCCGTGTGACTGTGGCTACTGCCGGCGACAGGCCCGTCAGGAAGTCGCTCACAATGACCAACTGACTAAAGCCGACGCTATCGCTTCACGCTGGCACCCAAAGACCGTCGCGTCAGCTCGGTCAATTCCCTTCGATCTCTCACTACGAATCGAACTCTGTATCGAGCGATTCGCAAACCGCTACAGTGGCTTCCCACGGTCGCGGTCAACGGTCAACCGACGGGTCGAAGAAGCCGCGAACCAAGCGAATCTCACTGGACGAATTTATCCACACTGTCTGCGAGCAACCGCAGCCAGCCATCATGCGTACAAGGGAGTAGCTCCGGTACCGCTATAAGTACTGATGGGATGGAGTGACCTTGCGACTGCCCAGAAGTACATCCGGATCTCCGGAACCGCGATCGCTGACGCACTCCGTCGAGTCCACCACAAATAACCGAATAACCACCCTTCTGGCAGATTGCCCATTGCTGCATAGAGAGGATATATTCATCAGCGCGGTTGCTCACGAACGAGTCGTTAGGAAGGTCTGCGCCCCGATCATATTTATCGGTTAGCTCAAAGGTATAGTTAGACAGAAAGTATTTGCTAACTGCTGTAAGATCGGCAGATATGAATCGACGTGCCCTTCTTATCACAATTAGCACGATCACTGCTGGCGTTGCTGGCTGCCTCGGAACGAGCTCAACCGGTAATAACGACGGTAACAGTGACGGCGAGTGGCAGCATAACCTCGTTGCGAATCACCTCACCGTTTCTCACGGACAAGTCTATGGAAATGAGGCAGTAAGTGAGGATAGCGATAATGCGAATGTCAATGGTGGTATTTTTGCGCTTGACGGGGAGACTGGCGACCGTCAGTGGTCATATGGCTCTTCGGATGGCTCTCCCGCGCTCTCGTACACATTGACGGAGAACGGCATCTACGTCTCGCAAGATGACGACCAGCCGAAAACACCAGGCAGTATCACTGCGCTTGACTTTGATGGAACCATTCGATGGGAGAATATTAGCGGTTGGTTCGCAGACGCGGTTGCTGATACAGCATACATCAACGTCCCAGGCTCATCTCATCAAGAAGGATCTTCAGATCCCCATCTTAGAGCGCTCAACGCAGATACTGGAGAACAACTGTGGACGAGTACGTATGGAGGAGCAGTGGAATTCGACTCAGAATCAAATTCTCCGCTTGAGACCGCCTACGTGAATCGAGATACGCTGGCTGCAGTCGACGCGAACGACGGAAGTGTGAAATGGAGTTATGGAAATGCGGAGGACTCGTTTATGAACCCGACTGTCGCTAACGGTGTAGTATATAGTGAAGTGAACTGGGATGAAGCGCTTGTTGCAGTCTCTGAAGGAGAAAAACTATGGACTGTAGACTCAATCCATCCACACCTTGTAGGCATCTCTTCTGATCACGTACTCGCCGCTAATCTAGGAGCGGAGTCTCAATTCCCTATTTATGCATTCGATCGCAAGACCGGGAAGAAACGATGGGTACAGAAAGACATCAAACCAGGAGAGTATGGAACATCAATTATATTCAATAAAAATAGACTTTATATTGGAGAGCGAGGGCAAATTTCTGCTATCTCGGCAGAAGATGGTTCCAAACTATGGAGCACTCCACTTGAGAGTGAGGCTCGGGTGAAAACGCTGGACGTAGTTCCTGAAAGCGGAAGCGATCAGATGGTATTTGTCCTTGTTGAACAGGCTCGTACTGAATACTCTCTTCACCAAATTAGCGCAAATGGAGAAGAGATTTGGATGCAGAGCTTTGATGAACAGATCCGAGATTTTGCAGTGGGCGAATCGATTATTGTTGCGACAGATTCTGGCATCTCTGTTCTCGATCCACCGTGAATGCTTCCCCACTATTGAACGCTCACCGTCCCCAGCTGAACAGTTGGTTTGCTGACTATGCGCTATGCATTCAGCATAGCTCTGTCAATACCACCGGTAATTGACAGGAGTGCCGCCGTTCAATTCGCATACTCACCTACTAACTTGTTTGTCTCAATATGGTCTGAAATTTAGATGGGACAAACGAGCGGAAGATTCTCTATCTGGATCGCCTACTACGGACTCGGAAGGACCTCCACATCGGACTGCGTCACGCAGAGACGAAACTCACCAACCGAAAATCTGACCTCGAGGTCAGCACCTGCTGAGTCGACGAGTTGCTCAAGCGCTTCGATATCGACCGCCCGTTGCAATTGATACTCGTCACGAGCGAGTCCCTGTTCTTCGAGCGCAGCGACGATCTCGAGGAGGAGATTCCGTTCACTCATCTATCATCACCTCGTCGACGATATCGATGATCTCTGCAGCTGTCGAACTGATCCGTTCGAGTCGATCGAAGATTGCCTCCGGTTCGTCGCCCTCCCATGCAGCCAGATAGAACGCTGACCCGCTCGTATCGAGCCCGAAGTACCGCCCAACAATGTAGCCGACCGCTTCAGCCTCGAGTTCGCGTTTCGAGCGTTCAGTCTCGTCGTCGACGTCACCATGCAAGCGTACGTGGGCGTATTCGTGGACGAGCGTCACAGCGAGAGCAGCGTCGTTCTCACGATTTCGGACCTCGATTAGTGGTCGTTCTGTAGGAGACAGATACTGACAGACACCCTCAGCATCGCCGTGAGGCCACTCTGGTTGAGAGACGACGTCTACATCCACGTCAAGTGCTGAGGCTGCCTCGAGGAGCGCTGGCAGTAGTTCGCTGGCATCTCCACTCGCTTCAGTCTCGAGTTCGGGGAGTGGTTCTCCTTCCGTCTGCGAAATATCGAAGATGGGCGCTGGCCGGAAGCCCACGAGCCCTTTTGACCACTCGTCGGGTGATGCCTCGTCGTAGTCGCAGTCGCTTTGATCGTGGTACGACGGCGAGTTCTCACACTCGGGGCACTGCTTTGCGATGATTGGCGCCCAGATCCAGATTGCACTCCCGCCTTCGTTCACATGACGGTCGAATTCGTCTTGCCACGTTCGATAGCCGGCGACGCGAGTTGCGTTCGGACACTGACGAGTGATTAGCAGCGTATTTCGGTAGGAGTAATCGTGGAAGTGACTCTGGACGTCGAGCCACTCCTGGAACTGCTCACTCGAGACTGCGTCGTCAACCTCGTCGACGAGGTCGTCGACCCACGCTTCCATCGTACTGTGCATCTCGTCACGTCTGGTGTCCGAGTCATCGAAGGACACCGGCGAACAGTCGTTCGTAGTCATTGCTCTCGATGACGGGCGCTCAACGTTGGAACGCCCCTCACCCCTCAGGGGGAGAAAAACACGCTCGAGTCGACGCTTACGTGGGATCTTCGTAATCACCTCTTCTGGTTTTCCCTCTAGACTATGGTGTCGAGCTCGAGTAACTCGTCTCGACGGTTTCGAAGCGTATTCGGTGATGTCCCTGCGATGTCGGCGATCTGACGCTGAGATAGACAGAACTCGGCGCGTTCAGCAGCAAGATAGAGACAGCCCGCTGCGACGCCACTTGGCCGGCAGCTGATCGTAATTCCAGTTTCCCTCGCTTTCTGTGCAAGCGCAAGTGCTCGTCGACGAACCTGATCTGGGACCTCGAGGTCCGTTGCGAGGCGTGGAATGCGATCTGCTGCCGAAGTCGGTTGTGCCGGTAACTCGAGTTCGACGTTCATCGCGTCGTAGGCAGTGGTGAGTCTCTCCTGGTCACAGCGGGCACTGGATGCAACTTCCGTCCGGGATCGTCCGAGTCCGTTACAGCGAGCGATTGCGTAGACGCTGGCTGCGGCCACCGCCTCGAGCGAGCGCCCCCGACAGAGGTGTTCGGACTGTGCACGGCGGAAGAGTGCACATGCTTGGTCACGGATACTGTCTGCCAGACCGAGACTCGCGACGACCCGCCGTACTTCACTGAGTCCATAGGCGAGGTTCCGATCTGCTTTCGATTGCCATTGTGCGCGAGACTGTTCGCGACGCAGTCGGTTCAGTCGTCGTCGCTTCGTGCTCGAGAGGGTGTTTCCGTTTCCGTCTTGCTTGTAGCCAATCTCGGTGGAGAGGCCTCGATCGTGGCGTGTCGGTGTCAGTGGTGCGCCGGTCCGTTTCTGGGTTTCTCCGTCGTCGCTTCGGCCCCAGTCAGGTCCTCGATCCAAGTGATTGTTCTCGAGGATGCGTCCGCAGTCCTCGCAGATCGTTTCGCGGCCGGTCTGTCGAATGCTACCGCCGCAGTCCGGACAGTCAGTTGCAGTCGTCTGGACGTCTTCGTCGAACGCCGTCGTATAGATGTCTCTCGGTGCCATCGATAACTCCGAAGGGAACAACTGATCAGCCCCTTCACCGCTTTTGGGGCGATAAACATCGCTAAGGAGCTGTTGTCGGTCTCCCTGTTGGAACGGCCGCAGATCCCCCACTCACTTTTTCGGCTACTTGGTGAACGAGGATCTC
This window harbors:
- a CDS encoding PQQ-binding-like beta-propeller repeat protein is translated as MNRRALLITISTITAGVAGCLGTSSTGNNDGNSDGEWQHNLVANHLTVSHGQVYGNEAVSEDSDNANVNGGIFALDGETGDRQWSYGSSDGSPALSYTLTENGIYVSQDDDQPKTPGSITALDFDGTIRWENISGWFADAVADTAYINVPGSSHQEGSSDPHLRALNADTGEQLWTSTYGGAVEFDSESNSPLETAYVNRDTLAAVDANDGSVKWSYGNAEDSFMNPTVANGVVYSEVNWDEALVAVSEGEKLWTVDSIHPHLVGISSDHVLAANLGAESQFPIYAFDRKTGKKRWVQKDIKPGEYGTSIIFNKNRLYIGERGQISAISAEDGSKLWSTPLESEARVKTLDVVPESGSDQMVFVLVEQARTEYSLHQISANGEEIWMQSFDEQIRDFAVGESIIVATDSGISVLDPP
- a CDS encoding HalOD1 output domain-containing protein, encoding MSERNLLLEIVAALEEQGLARDEYQLQRAVDIEALEQLVDSAGADLEVRFSVGEFRLCVTQSDVEVLPSP
- a CDS encoding transcription initiation factor IIB, whose translation is MAPRDIYTTAFDEDVQTTATDCPDCGGSIRQTGRETICEDCGRILENNHLDRGPDWGRSDDGETQKRTGAPLTPTRHDRGLSTEIGYKQDGNGNTLSSTKRRRLNRLRREQSRAQWQSKADRNLAYGLSEVRRVVASLGLADSIRDQACALFRRAQSEHLCRGRSLEAVAAASVYAIARCNGLGRSRTEVASSARCDQERLTTAYDAMNVELELPAQPTSAADRIPRLATDLEVPDQVRRRALALAQKARETGITISCRPSGVAAGCLYLAAERAEFCLSQRQIADIAGTSPNTLRNRRDELLELDTIV
- a CDS encoding DUF955 domain-containing protein; translated protein: MTTNDCSPVSFDDSDTRRDEMHSTMEAWVDDLVDEVDDAVSSEQFQEWLDVQSHFHDYSYRNTLLITRQCPNATRVAGYRTWQDEFDRHVNEGGSAIWIWAPIIAKQCPECENSPSYHDQSDCDYDEASPDEWSKGLVGFRPAPIFDISQTEGEPLPELETEASGDASELLPALLEAASALDVDVDVVSQPEWPHGDAEGVCQYLSPTERPLIEVRNRENDAALAVTLVHEYAHVRLHGDVDDETERSKRELEAEAVGYIVGRYFGLDTSGSAFYLAAWEGDEPEAIFDRLERISSTAAEIIDIVDEVMIDE
- a CDS encoding site-specific integrase; its protein translation is MIWGILIPGHPTPAKDGSPRNVKNEWADRHRQALTTRHSHEDVLNDREFELLLEACRDLPAPRVFEARFICLLGGRLGLRAGEIAHFHTSWLDWNRKLIRIPQHEPCDCGYCRRQARQEVAHNDQLTKADAIASRWHPKTVASARSIPFDLSLRIELCIERFANRYSGFPRSRSTVNRRVEEAANQANLTGRIYPHCLRATAASHHAYKGVAPVPL